The window AGCCAATCCCGGTCCACGGGGAAGGTGCGGTCCTCCATGGCGTGCTCGGCGTACTCGGCGTAGAAGGCGAAGTTCTCCGCCGCCCGCGCCACCTGGGCCCGCACGATGCGGAGGACCTGGCCCGCATCCAGGCACTCCATCACCGCAAGCTCGTCGGCGTGCTTCTCTATGAGCTCGGCGATCCTTAGGAGGTAGCGCTTCCGCTCCCGGGCCTTGGTGCGGCTCCATTTTTGAAAGGCCTCGTGGGCCGCCCGAGCCGCCTTGTCCACCTCTTTTTCCCCGCCCCGGGCGGCGTAGCCCAGAACCTCGTTGCTGGCAGGGTCCAAGGAGGGGAAGGTCTCCCCGCTTTCCGAGGGAACGAAGGCCCCGGCGATGTAGTGCAGGGCGGGCTTCTCCTTTAGGCGCTGCCGCACCGCCTCGATGGTTTCCCATGGGATGCCGGCCACGGCGTCGGCGTACCTCATGGCTCCTCCTCTATGGGGTTTTCCAAGGCCCCCAGGCCCTCGATCTCTAGCCGCATCACGTCCCCCGGATGCACCTGGCTAATCCCCTTGGGGGTGCCGGTGAGGAGGACATCGTAGGGCTCCAGGGTCATGAACTCCGAGATGAAGGCCAAAAGTTCCGCCACGGAATAGAGCATCCTCGAGGTGTGCCCCTCCTGCCTCAGCTCCCCGTTCACGTAGGCCCTTAGCCAGAGGTTTTGCGGGTCCTCCACCTCCCCCACCACCAAGAAAGGCCCCAGGGGCAAGAAGGTGTCCCGCCCCTTGGCCCGGATGGGGGGGCGGAAGGTATTGGTCACGTAATCCCGCACCACCAGGTCATTGGCGATGGTGTAGCCCAGGACGTAGTCCAGGGCGTCCTTGGCCTTCACCCGCTTCATGGGCCTGCCCACCACCACGGCGAGCTCCACCTCGTAGTGGACGAACCGGGCCCCCTTGGGGTAGCGCACCACCCCTTGGTGGGGGAGGAGGCTGGTGTTGGGTTTCCAAAAGAGGGCGGGCTCCTCGGGACGGGTTAAGCCCAGCTCTTCGGCGTGCTCGGCGTAGTTGAGGGCCACCCCCAGGACCTTCCCCGGGGTGAAGGGCAGAAGCCAGGTGACGGCCTTGGGGTCGTGGGCCTCCCCCGCCTCGTCCAGGAGGAGGCCCTCCCGGAAGACCCCCTGGTGGACCCGGCCCTTGGCGAGGAAGCGGGCGAGCCTCATGCCGCCTCCACAGGGATTAGGCCGTAGCGTTCCGCCATCTGGCGAAGCCTTGCCTCCACCTCCGGGGTGGTGGGGTCCAAGGGAAGCCGCCACTCCTTCTCCAAAAGGCCCATCCAGGCCAGCACGGTCTTCAGGGGAATGGGGTTCGTGTCCCAGAAGATGGCCTCGTTGGCCTCGAGGAGGTAGTCGTGCACCTCCCGCGCCCCCGCATAGTCCCCCGCCAGGGCCCGCTCGCAGAGGAGGGCCACCTCCTTGGGCAGCCAGTTGGCGGTGGCGGCGATGGTGCCCACCGCCCCCAGGCTCATCATGGGCAGGGTGAGGCTTTCCAGGCCGCAGAAGACGAGGAAGTCCCGCCCCGCTTCGGCGAAGAGGTGGGAGAGGTACTCCAGGTCCTTGGAGGAATGCTTGAGGCCCACGATGTTGGGAAAGTCGCGGCGGAGGCGAGCCACGGTCTTAGGGGCGATCTCCACCCCGGCTCGCCCGGGGATGTTGTAGATGAGGAGGGGAAAGTCCGGCACCGCCTGCGCCACCTGGGCGAAGTAGCGGTAAAGGCCCTCCTGGTTGGGCTTCACGTAGTAGGGAACGATGACCAAAGCCCCTTGCGCCCCCGCCTCCTGGGCGAAGCGGGTGAGCTCCAGGGTTTCCTCCAGGCGCAAGGCCCCCGTGCCGGGGATCACCGGCACCCTCCCCGCCACCTGGTCCAGGACCACCTCCATGGCCCGCTTGCGCTCCTCCAGGGTCTGGGTGCCGGGCTCTCCCGTGGTCCCCCCCACGCTCACCCCGTGGGAACCCCCCTGCACCACCCGCTCCACCAGGCGGCGCAGGGCCTCCTCGTCCAGCTTGCCCTTGCGGAAGGGTGTGGGTAAGGGCGGTATGGAACCGCGGAACATGCGCTTCTCCTTTCGCCTCCCAGGATGCGGGGAGGAAGGGGGGAGGGCAACTGGGGTGCAGGACAGGTTATCGCCCAATTTTGTTTTTTTGTACAATTCCTCTCTCCTTGCTCCCGGGTACTAGGCATGGTATTGGTGAAATACACAATGATTGGCCATGGCTTTAGCGATAACCCCACCTCCTTCACCGCCCTGATGGAGGCCCTGGGGCTACGGGTTCTGGTGCCGGGGGACCGCCCCGTGCTCTACCTCCTTTCCGAGCCGCGCCCCCTCTTCTCGGCGGAAGGGGCCCTCCTCCTCTTCCGCCCCGAGGGGAGCCTCTTCCGCTACCGGGCCGCCACGGGCTTCCTCCTCCCCGAGCCCGAGCCCGAGGTGGAGGCCTTCGCCCGCAAGGAGGGGCTTGGGCTCGCCCTCTACCCCCCTTGGCTCCAGCGGGAGGAGGTGGAAAAGGCCCTGGCCCTGAGGCTTTTCGCCCTGGCCCCGGGGCTTGCCCTTTGTGGGGTGGTGGACCTCCTCCTCAAGCTTCCCGACCGCCCCTTTTTGGAAGTACTCCACCAGGCCACGGGCCTCCCCCTGGCCCGGGTGGCCCCCTGGGGGGAGGTGTTGGGCTTCGCCGGGCCCGTGCCCCCCAGGCACCCCGAGGCCCCGGGGGAGGGGCGGGGGTGGGTGGCCCTCGAGGCCGGGGAAGGGGTCTTGGTGGCCTATGGGGAAGAGGAGGCCCTAAGGCGGGCCCGGGGGCTTCTGGAGGTGGCGGCCCGCCTCCTCAAGGTGCGCTCCCTGGAAAGGAGCCTGGAGAGGATGCGGGAAGAATCCTTGGGGGCAGCCCTTTTGGAAGGCCTCATCCTGGGGGAGGCGGAAGCGGAACGGCTTTTCGCCTTCGGCTTCGCCGAGGGGGTGGAGTGGGTGCTGGCCTTGGCCGAGCCCCCCGAGGTCCCGGGCCGCCACCGCCTGGCCGAGGAAAGGAGGCGGGAGGCCACCTTGGAGCTTCGCCGCCAGGCGGGGGCTTACCTGGACCGGCTTGGGGTTCCCTACCTCCTCGCCACCCGGGGGAACCGGGTGGCGGCCATGTGGCAGGTGCATAGCCCCAGGCGGGAGGCGGAGGGCCTCCTCAAGGCCCTGATCCCGGGAAGCCGCCTGGGCTACTCCGGCGTCCACGCCGACCGGGCGGTGCAGGAGGCCTACCGGGAAGCCCTCATCGCCTTGAAGGCGGCGAGGCCGGGGGAGGCCCTTTCCTTTAGCGGCCTCGACCCTGTGGCCTTCGTCCTCCTGCAACAGTCCCCCGAAGACCTAAAGGCCCTGGTGGAGCGCTACCTACCCCTGCCGCCCAAGCTCTTGAAGACCCTCGAGGCCTACATGGCCTCAGGCAGCGTAGAGGAGGCGGCAGGCAGGCTCCATGTCCACCCCAATACCCTCCGCTATCGGCTAAAGCGGATTGAAGGGGTGGTGGGCCCCCTAGGCCAGCCGGAAACCCTAGCCCGGGTGCACCTCGCCCTGCGGGCGCGGGACCTCCTCTTGGGCTAAGATGGCATTTATGGGAAAGCTTAGGCTTTGGCTTGTGGCCTTTTTGGCGCTGGGAATGGGCCTGGCCCAGACCCTGGTGGAGGTGACCACCGTGGCGGCCTTGTCCACCAGCCTGGACCCAGCGGTGCGCCTCCCCTCCGGCACCTACAAGGCCCGGAGCCCCGAGCCCCTCCTCGCCCGCTTCCCCGAAGCTAAGGGGTACGCCCTCGAGGCCTTCGCCGCCAAGGGCATCGCCGCCAGGCTCCACGCCGCCTTCGTCCAGCAGGTTCTCACCGCCTTCGCCGCCGCGGGCTACTTCGTGGAGGGCCAGGAGGAGCGGGTGGTGGACGGGGAGGTGCGGACGAAGTACGTGCTCAAGGACAGCCTGGGCCGGCCAGCCCTCCTTTTGGTGGTGCGGAAGGGGGATGAGTTGGTCTACGGCTTTGGGAAGCGTAAGTGAACACTTTCACGATTTACAGGGCTTGTCCTAAAACTCTCCCCTAACCCCAAACCCCCACGCCCACACCCCACCCAGCCGCCCCAACCGCACCCAGTACTCTTCCCCCTCGAGACCCACCCAGCCCCACCACCCGGGGCCGTAGCCTAGGCTCCCCGCCAGGCTTGCCCCCTCCAGGGGCCAGCTCAGCCCCACCGCCCCTGCCCAGGGGAAGGCCCCTTCCACGGTGACCACCCCATCCCCCAGGGCCAAGCTGGCTCCCAGAAGGCCAAAAGGGCGCCCCGCCCAAAGCCGCCCTTCCCCGTAGGCCACCACCTCCCCCAGGCGCACGCTCCCCGCCACCCCCATCCCCTGTTCCTCCAGCCAAAGCCGCCCCTCGGACCAGGCGGCCTCCAGGAAGCCGCCCCGTTCCCAGGCGTAGCCCAGGCGCAGGCGCCAGGAACCGTACCAGGTGAGGGCCCCACCCCACACCCCCTCCTCTCCCCCGGCGGGGCCCGGGGTGTTCCAGGTGTAAGGGAAAAGCCGCCCTTCCCCCAAGGTCAAGGGAAAGCGGCCCAAAACCAGGCTCCACTCCCCTTCCTCCACCCTCACGTAAAGCCTTTCCAGGGAAACCCCACCCCCTCTCTCCCCCAGGTACGGGGCCAGGGCGTAGACCGCCCGGACCCCATCGCCGGAAAGCTCGCCGAAGAGGCGCAGGAAAAGGGTGGGGCTCGGCCCCAGGCCCTGCACCCCCACCTCCACCCCTTGGGCCAAGGCGGGAAGGAGGAAAAAGGGTAAGTGCTATTCTTCACGATTTAATCTGCTCGTGACTTTTCTATCCCCTAAACCCCTCCCCCTCCGCCCATCTCCGCCAGGTCCACCCGCTCCAGCACGGGAAGCGCCCGCAAGGCCTCCAGCACCTCCGGGGTGGGTTTTTGGTCCACGGCGAGGACGAAGAGGGCTCTCCCCCCCGGCACGTCGCGGCCGAGTTGCATCCCAGCGATGTTCACCCCCGCCTCCCCCAAGAGCGTGCCCACCTGGCCCACCACCCCCGGGCGGTCGTAGTTCACGCAGACCAGCAGGTACCCCTCCGGCACCACCTCCAGGGCGTAGTCGTCGATCCCCACCAGCCGCGGCTTCCCCCCCATCACCACCCCCCGGGCCCGGCGCTCCTCCTGGTCCGTGGTGAGGCGCACCTCCACCAGACGGGCGTACTCCCCCGCCTCCTCCGAGCGGCGGGTCACGAGGCCGATGCCCCGGTCCTTCAGGAGAGGCCGGGCGGAAACCAGGTTCACCGCCCCTTCCCCCAGGACCCGGGCCAAAAGCCCCTTGGCCACGGCGCTGGCGATGGGCTCGGGGTCTTTGTCGAACTGGCCGAGAAAGCTCACCTCTAAGGCCTGGGGGCGGCCCTTGGTGATCTGGGCGAGGAGCTTGCCCAAGGCCTCCCCCAAGGGCAAGAAGCCGCGGAGGGCCGCCAGGGCCTCCGGGTCAAAGCCGGTGTTGAGGGCGTAGGAGAGGTCCCCCTCGAGGGTGCGCACCACCCGCTCCAAGATGGCCTCCCCCACCCGCTCCTGGGCCTCCACCGTGTTCGCCCCCAGGTGGGCGGTGAGGACCACCTTGGGGTGATGGAGCAGGGGGTGGTCCTTAGGGGGCGGTTCCTGGCTAAAGACGTCCAGGCCTGCGGCGAAGAGGTGCCCCTCCTCCAGCACCTCCAGAAGGGCCTTCTCGTCCACTATGCCGCCCCGGGCGGCGTTCACCACCACCGCCCCCCGGGGAAGGAGGTAAAGCTCCCTCCGGCCGATCATCCCCCGGGTTTCCTCGGTCAGGGGCGTGTGCACCGTGAGGAAGTGGCTTTGGCGGAGGAGGTCCTCCAGGTGTTCCAAAAGCTCTACCCCTAGGCTCTCCGCCCGGGTGCGGGGGATGTAGGGGTCATAGGCCAAAACCCGCATCTCAAAGCCCTTGGCGAAGCGGGCCACCTGGCCGCCGATCCGCCCCAGACCCACGATGCCCAAGGTCTTGCCCCTAAGCTCAAGCCCCAGGAACTTCCGGTCCCACTCCCCCTGGCGGATCTTGCGGTCGGAAAGGGCAATGCCCCGGGCGGCGGCGAGAAGGAGGCCGAAGGCGAGTTCGGCGGCGGAACGGGTGTTGGCCTCGGGCACGTTCACCACCAGGATGCCCAGGCGGCTCGCCGCCTCTAGGTCCACGTTGTCCACCCCCACGCCCCCCCGGCCCACCACCTTAAGCCGCTTGCCCCGCCGCAACAGCTCGGCGTCCACCTGGGTCCGGCTCCGGGTGATGAGGGCATCGTAGGCGGGGATCACCTCGAGGAGCTCCTCCCGGGCGATGCCGGGGCGATAGTCCACCAAGACCCCGGGGTACTTCACGTCCCCAAGCCGCATGTCATCGGACACCAGCACCCGCCACATATACCCTTGACCCTAGCAAAAACCCCGCCTCAGGGCAACTTACCCGCTACACTACACCGCTCCTCGTGGTATCCTGTCCCGGACAACAAGGAGGCCTTGATGAAGGTAGCTTTGGTGACGGACTCCACCGCCGATCTACCCAAGCCCCTGCGGGAGGGCCTGGGCATCCGGGTGGTACCCCTTTACGTGCACCTGGGGGGGCGGGTCTACCGCGACTGGCAGGAAATCACCCCCGAGGAGATCTTCCAGAAGGTGCGGGAGGGCACCGCCTTCCCCTCCACCAGCCAGCCTTCCCCCGAGGACTTCATGAAGGCTTACCAGGAGGCTTTGCAGGAAGCGGAGCACGTGCTTTCCATCCACATCTCCAGCAAGCTCTCCGGCACCGTGCAGTCGGCGGAGCTCGCCGCCCAGGAGTTCCCCGGCCGGGTCACGGTCTTCGACTCCCTGGCCGCCTCCTTGGGCATCGGCATGATGGTGCTCAGGGCCCACGAGCTCCTGCAGGAAGGCCAGTCGCTTCCCTCCGTCTTGGAGGAGCTCAAGCGGATCCGCCAGGACCACTTCGTGCGCTTCAGCGTGGCCACCTTGGAGTTTTTGCGCCGGGGCGGGCGCATCGGCGGAGCGCAGGCCCTTTTGGGCACCCTTCTCGGCATCAAGCCCATCCTCACCCTCAAGGAGGGGCGGGTGGAGGCGGCGGGCCGGGCCAGGGGGGAAAGGAAGGCGCGGGAGGAGATCGTCAAGGACTTCCGCACCTGGGGCCAAGGGCGGAAGCGCATCCGGGCCTTCTTCCTTTATAGCGCCGAGGAGGGGGCGGTGCGGGAACTCAAGGAACTGGTCCTCGCCTCGGGCCTTCCCGTGGAGGAGGCCCTGGTGAGCGAGCTTGGGGCGGTGATCGCCAGCCACACGGGGCCGGGCACCTATGGCTTCTACGCCTACAGCCTCTAGGGTAGCCTTTGTGGCCGACTCCACCTTGGGGCTTTCCCCCGAGGAGGCGGAGGCCCAAGGCATCCACCTGGTGCCCCAGCAGGTGATCTGGAAGGACCGCGCCTTCCGCGACCTCGGGGAGATCACCCCGGAGGAGGTGGTCCGCCTCCTGCAACAGGGGGAGCGCCTCACCACAAGCCAAGTGGCCCCCGAAGACCTGAAACACACCTACGAGCGCCTTCTCCTACACCACGAGAGGGTGGTTTCCGTCCACGTTTCCGGGAAGCTTTCCGGTACCGTGGCCACCGCCCTAAGCGTGGCCCAAGCCTTCGGGGGGCGGGTGAAGGTCCTGGACTCCTGGTCGCTGAACGGCGGGCTTTTCCTGGTGTTGCAGGAGGCGAGGCGGCTCCTCCGCTCCGGCACCCCCTGGGAGGGCCTGGAGGAGGCCATCGCCCCCTACCGGGAGCGGGTCTTGGGCTACGTCCTTCCCAAAACCCTCACCTACCTGCACCGCTCGGGGCGGATTTCCGGGCTCAAGCACCTGGTGGGGAGTCTGCTTCGCATCCTGCCGGTCCTCGAGGTCCGGCGCGGGGAGGTCCTCCCAGGCCCGAGGGTGCGGGGCTTCAGCGAGGGCCTGAGGAAGATCGCCGAGCTCTTCCGCCGCGACTTCCCCGAGGGGGCCTTGGCCTACGTGGCCCACGTGGCGAACCCCGAGGGGGCAGAGGCTCTTTTGGAGGCGGTGCAGGTGGAAGGGGTGGAAGTCCAAGGCACCCTCTTCGCCGGGGCGGCGGTGAGCGTCCACGCCGGGCCCGGCACCGTGGCCCTCTTCGCCGGGCCAAGGAGGTGAGGCGTGCGGGCGGTGGTGCAACGGGTGAGCGAGGCCTTCGTGGAGGTGGAGGGCGAGGTGGTGGGGAGGATCGGCCTGGGCCTCCTGGTCCTCCTGGGGGTGGGGCAGAAGGACACCCCCGAGGACGCCCACTACCTGGCCCGCAAGATCGTTCACCTTCGGGTCTTCCCCGACGCCGAAGGGCGGATGAACCTCTCCCTCAAGGAGGTGGGGGGCGAGGTACTCCTGGTGAGCCAGTTCACCCTCTACGGGGACACCCGCAAGGGCAACCGCCCCTCCTTCGTCCAGGCCGCTCCTCCCGAGGTGGGCAAGCGGCTTTACGAGGTGGCCCTCGAGGCCCTCTTGGCCCAGGGGGTCCACGTGGAAACCGGGGTGTACGGGGCCCATATGCGGGTGCACCTGGTGAACGATGGGCCGGTCACCCTTCTCCTGGACTCGGGGGAGCGCCTCAGGCCCAGGTAGCCTCACCCCTCTCATCTTTTTCTGAAGTAGGGTAAGGCACTCCCCGAAAGAGGAGCGCCTATGCATAAGGTAGAACCCAAAGACTGGATCCCCCTCATCAAACCCTACACCAAGCCCAATACCCTGCGAAGCCTCCGCCAGGTGGCGGACACCCTCCTCCCCCTCCTCGCCCTCTTTTACCTGGCCCACAAGGCCCTTTCCGTTTCCTTGCCCCTCACCTTGGCCTTGGACTTCGTGGCGGCCCTTTTCTTGGTGCGGCTTTTCATCCTGCAGCACGACGCCGGACACGGCTCCTTCTTCCCCAAGAAGTGGATGAACGACCTCTTAGGCTTCTTCGCCGGAGTGCTCACCCTGGTGCCCTACCACCACTGGCAGCTCTCCCACGCCCGGCACCACGCCACCAGCGGCAACCTGGACAAAAGGGGCGTGGGGGACATCTACACCATGACCCTGGAGGAGTACCTGCAGGCCACCCCCCGGGAGCGCCTTGCCTACCGCCTTTACCGCAACCCCTTCGTCATGTTCCTCCTAGGGCCTATCTACGTCTTCATGCTCTCCTACCGCTTGCCCTTGGGCTACGGGTCCGAGCGCCCCTCGGTGCGCCACAGCGTGGCCCTCACCAATTTGGCCTTGACCCTCTTGCTTGCCGGCATCGGCGTCTTCCTGGGCTGGAAGACCCTCCTATTCGTCTACCTTCCCATCCAGTACCTAGCGGGGATGGTGGGCATCTTTCTCTTCTACGTGCAGCACCAGTTCGAAGACGCCTACTGGGAGCACGACCCCCGCTGGGAACACCTCAAGGCCGCCATGGAGGGGAGCACCTACCTGAAGCTCCCCAAGGTCCTCCAGTGGCTCACCGGGAACATCGGCTTCCACCACATCCACCACCTGGCCCCCAAGATCCCCAACTACCACCTGCCCAAGGTGCAAGAGGAGGTGGACCTGGTGAAGGTGGCCCCCACCGTGACCCTGAAAGACGCCTTTCAGATCGCCTTCGCCGACATGCACCTCCACGACGAGGAAAGCCGCAAGCTGGTGGGGTTTAAGGAGGCGTATCGGCGGCTCAAGGCCGCCCGGGGCAAGCTTTCCCTCTAGTGGCGGAAGTGCCGCACCCCGGTGAAGATCATGGCCATCCCCGCCTCGTCCGCCGCCTTTATGGAGTCCTGGTCCCGCACGCTCCCCCCGGGCTGGATGAGGGCGGCGATGCCGAACTCCGCCGCCAGGCGCACCACGTCGTCGAAGGGGAAGAAGGCGTCCGAGGCGAGGACCGCCCCCTTGGCCCCCTCCTTGGCGGTCTTCAGGGCGTGCTTGGCGGCGGCGTAGCGGTTGGTCTGCCCCACCCCGATGCCCAGGGTCATCCCCCCCTTGGCCACCACGATGGCGTTGGAACGCACGTGCTTCACCACCTTCCAGGCGAAGAGGAGGTCGCGCCACTCCGCCTCCGTGGGGGCCCGTTGCGTCACCACCCTTGGGGCCATGGGGTCTAGGGTGTCGGCGTCCTGGAGGAGCACCCCGCCCCGGATGCGCCGTACGTCCAGGTATGGGCCTTCGGCTAGGGCCGGGACCTCGAGGAGGCGCAGGTTCTTCTTCCGGGCGAAGACCTCCAAGGCCTCCTCGCTATAGCCTGGGGCCAGGACCACCTCCAAAAAGACCTCGGCCATGGCCCGGGCGGTCTCCCCATCCACCGGGCGGTTGCAGGCCACGATGCCCCCGAAGATGGACACGGGGTCCGCCTGGTAAGCCTTTCGGTAGGCCTCCAAAGGGGTTTCCCCCAAGGCCACCCCGCAGGGGTTCTGGTGCTTCACCGCCACCGCTGCGGGCTCGGCGAACTCCGAAACCAGGTTCCAGGCGGCCTCGGCGTCCAGGTAGTTGTTGAAGCTCATGGCCTTGCCCTGGAGCACCCGGGCCCCAAGGAGGGGGCCCTCCTCCCCCGCCACCCGGTACAAGGCCGCCTCCTGGTGCGGGTTCTCCCCGTAGCGCAAGGGGGAAACCCGCCTTAGGACCAAGAACTTGTCCTCGGGGAACTTCTCCCCGGAGAGCCACTCGGCGATGGCGGCATCGTAGGCGGCGGTGTGGGCAAAGGCCTTGCGGGCCAGGGCCCGGCGGAACTCGAGGCTCGGGCCCTCCTGTAGCGCCTGAAGCACCCGAGGGTAGTCCTCGGGGTCAGAAACGGGGAGGACCGCCAGGTGGTTCTTGGCCGCCGCCCGGAGCAGGGCGGGGCCCCCGATGTCCACCTGCTCCAGGGCCTCGGCGAAGGAGGCCCCCCGGGCCACCGCCTCCCGGAAGGGGTAGAGGTTCACCGCCACCACCCCAATCCTTTCCAGGCCCAAGGCCTTAAGCTCCTCCTCCTGGTCGGGGCGGGCCAGGAGGGCGGCGTGCACCTTGGGGTGGAGGGTCTTCACCCGGCCCTCCAGGATCTCGGGGAAGCCGGTGAAGTCCGAAATATAGGTAACGGGCAGGGAGGCTTCCTTCAGGGCCCGGTACGTCCCCCCCGTGGCGAGAAGGCGGAAGCCCAGGTCCAAAAGCCCCCGGGCGAAGTCCACGATCCCCCGCTTATCCGAAACGGAAAGGAGCGCCCACATGGAAGGGATTGTACCCGCTAGACTGAGGGGGATGACGATCTACGAGGCCATCAAGGAAACCATCAAGGAGGCCATGAAGGCCCGGGACCAGAAGACCCTGGACTTCGCCCGGGTGGTGAAGGCGGAGCTGGACCGCAAGGGGGACGGCAAGCCCCTCCCCGACGCCGAGGCGGTGAAGGTGCTCAAGGCCCTTAAGGAGATCGCCTTGGAGCAGGGTAACGCCTTTGAGGCGGAGTTCCTGGACCGCTTCCTGCCCAAGGAGATGAGCGAGGAGGAGATCGAGGCCTGGATCCGGGAAAACCTGGATCTGTCCCAGTTCAAGATCCCCCTGGCGGCCATCGGGGTGGTGACCAAAGCCCTGGGCCCTAAGGCCCCGGGCGAGAAGGTGCGGCGGGTAATCGAACGCCTGAGCTCATGAGCCCCTGGAAGCGGCTTTGCCTGGAAGAGATCCTCTCCGAGCCCGTGCGCCTGGTGCGGGAACGGCTTAGGACCCACACGGGCAAGGAGCTCACCTACATCTACCGCCCGGGGCCGGTGGCGGCGAGCTTCGTCCTGCCCGTGACCC is drawn from Thermus sp. LT1-2-5 and contains these coding sequences:
- a CDS encoding DegV family protein — its product is MASTPTASRVAFVADSTLGLSPEEAEAQGIHLVPQQVIWKDRAFRDLGEITPEEVVRLLQQGERLTTSQVAPEDLKHTYERLLLHHERVVSVHVSGKLSGTVATALSVAQAFGGRVKVLDSWSLNGGLFLVLQEARRLLRSGTPWEGLEEAIAPYRERVLGYVLPKTLTYLHRSGRISGLKHLVGSLLRILPVLEVRRGEVLPGPRVRGFSEGLRKIAELFRRDFPEGALAYVAHVANPEGAEALLEAVQVEGVEVQGTLFAGAAVSVHAGPGTVALFAGPRR
- the hpaI gene encoding 2,4-dihydroxyhept-2-ene-1,7-dioic acid aldolase, translating into MFRGSIPPLPTPFRKGKLDEEALRRLVERVVQGGSHGVSVGGTTGEPGTQTLEERKRAMEVVLDQVAGRVPVIPGTGALRLEETLELTRFAQEAGAQGALVIVPYYVKPNQEGLYRYFAQVAQAVPDFPLLIYNIPGRAGVEIAPKTVARLRRDFPNIVGLKHSSKDLEYLSHLFAEAGRDFLVFCGLESLTLPMMSLGAVGTIAATANWLPKEVALLCERALAGDYAGAREVHDYLLEANEAIFWDTNPIPLKTVLAWMGLLEKEWRLPLDPTTPEVEARLRQMAERYGLIPVEAA
- a CDS encoding GatB/YqeY domain-containing protein, which codes for MTIYEAIKETIKEAMKARDQKTLDFARVVKAELDRKGDGKPLPDAEAVKVLKALKEIALEQGNAFEAEFLDRFLPKEMSEEEIEAWIRENLDLSQFKIPLAAIGVVTKALGPKAPGEKVRRVIERLSS
- a CDS encoding fumarylacetoacetate hydrolase family protein, coding for MRLARFLAKGRVHQGVFREGLLLDEAGEAHDPKAVTWLLPFTPGKVLGVALNYAEHAEELGLTRPEEPALFWKPNTSLLPHQGVVRYPKGARFVHYEVELAVVVGRPMKRVKAKDALDYVLGYTIANDLVVRDYVTNTFRPPIRAKGRDTFLPLGPFLVVGEVEDPQNLWLRAYVNGELRQEGHTSRMLYSVAELLAFISEFMTLEPYDVLLTGTPKGISQVHPGDVMRLEIEGLGALENPIEEEP
- the dtd gene encoding D-aminoacyl-tRNA deacylase, whose amino-acid sequence is MRAVVQRVSEAFVEVEGEVVGRIGLGLLVLLGVGQKDTPEDAHYLARKIVHLRVFPDAEGRMNLSLKEVGGEVLLVSQFTLYGDTRKGNRPSFVQAAPPEVGKRLYEVALEALLAQGVHVETGVYGAHMRVHLVNDGPVTLLLDSGERLRPR
- a CDS encoding DegV family protein, producing the protein MKVALVTDSTADLPKPLREGLGIRVVPLYVHLGGRVYRDWQEITPEEIFQKVREGTAFPSTSQPSPEDFMKAYQEALQEAEHVLSIHISSKLSGTVQSAELAAQEFPGRVTVFDSLAASLGIGMMVLRAHELLQEGQSLPSVLEELKRIRQDHFVRFSVATLEFLRRGGRIGGAQALLGTLLGIKPILTLKEGRVEAAGRARGERKAREEIVKDFRTWGQGRKRIRAFFLYSAEEGAVRELKELVLASGLPVEEALVSELGAVIASHTGPGTYGFYAYSL
- a CDS encoding fatty acid desaturase, producing MHKVEPKDWIPLIKPYTKPNTLRSLRQVADTLLPLLALFYLAHKALSVSLPLTLALDFVAALFLVRLFILQHDAGHGSFFPKKWMNDLLGFFAGVLTLVPYHHWQLSHARHHATSGNLDKRGVGDIYTMTLEEYLQATPRERLAYRLYRNPFVMFLLGPIYVFMLSYRLPLGYGSERPSVRHSVALTNLALTLLLAGIGVFLGWKTLLFVYLPIQYLAGMVGIFLFYVQHQFEDAYWEHDPRWEHLKAAMEGSTYLKLPKVLQWLTGNIGFHHIHHLAPKIPNYHLPKVQEEVDLVKVAPTVTLKDAFQIAFADMHLHDEESRKLVGFKEAYRRLKAARGKLSL
- the serA gene encoding phosphoglycerate dehydrogenase, with product MWRVLVSDDMRLGDVKYPGVLVDYRPGIAREELLEVIPAYDALITRSRTQVDAELLRRGKRLKVVGRGGVGVDNVDLEAASRLGILVVNVPEANTRSAAELAFGLLLAAARGIALSDRKIRQGEWDRKFLGLELRGKTLGIVGLGRIGGQVARFAKGFEMRVLAYDPYIPRTRAESLGVELLEHLEDLLRQSHFLTVHTPLTEETRGMIGRRELYLLPRGAVVVNAARGGIVDEKALLEVLEEGHLFAAGLDVFSQEPPPKDHPLLHHPKVVLTAHLGANTVEAQERVGEAILERVVRTLEGDLSYALNTGFDPEALAALRGFLPLGEALGKLLAQITKGRPQALEVSFLGQFDKDPEPIASAVAKGLLARVLGEGAVNLVSARPLLKDRGIGLVTRRSEEAGEYARLVEVRLTTDQEERRARGVVMGGKPRLVGIDDYALEVVPEGYLLVCVNYDRPGVVGQVGTLLGEAGVNIAGMQLGRDVPGGRALFVLAVDQKPTPEVLEALRALPVLERVDLAEMGGGGGV
- the purH gene encoding bifunctional phosphoribosylaminoimidazolecarboxamide formyltransferase/IMP cyclohydrolase; the encoded protein is MWALLSVSDKRGIVDFARGLLDLGFRLLATGGTYRALKEASLPVTYISDFTGFPEILEGRVKTLHPKVHAALLARPDQEEELKALGLERIGVVAVNLYPFREAVARGASFAEALEQVDIGGPALLRAAAKNHLAVLPVSDPEDYPRVLQALQEGPSLEFRRALARKAFAHTAAYDAAIAEWLSGEKFPEDKFLVLRRVSPLRYGENPHQEAALYRVAGEEGPLLGARVLQGKAMSFNNYLDAEAAWNLVSEFAEPAAVAVKHQNPCGVALGETPLEAYRKAYQADPVSIFGGIVACNRPVDGETARAMAEVFLEVVLAPGYSEEALEVFARKKNLRLLEVPALAEGPYLDVRRIRGGVLLQDADTLDPMAPRVVTQRAPTEAEWRDLLFAWKVVKHVRSNAIVVAKGGMTLGIGVGQTNRYAAAKHALKTAKEGAKGAVLASDAFFPFDDVVRLAAEFGIAALIQPGGSVRDQDSIKAADEAGMAMIFTGVRHFRH
- a CDS encoding helix-turn-helix domain-containing protein; protein product: MVLVKYTMIGHGFSDNPTSFTALMEALGLRVLVPGDRPVLYLLSEPRPLFSAEGALLLFRPEGSLFRYRAATGFLLPEPEPEVEAFARKEGLGLALYPPWLQREEVEKALALRLFALAPGLALCGVVDLLLKLPDRPFLEVLHQATGLPLARVAPWGEVLGFAGPVPPRHPEAPGEGRGWVALEAGEGVLVAYGEEEALRRARGLLEVAARLLKVRSLERSLERMREESLGAALLEGLILGEAEAERLFAFGFAEGVEWVLALAEPPEVPGRHRLAEERRREATLELRRQAGAYLDRLGVPYLLATRGNRVAAMWQVHSPRREAEGLLKALIPGSRLGYSGVHADRAVQEAYREALIALKAARPGEALSFSGLDPVAFVLLQQSPEDLKALVERYLPLPPKLLKTLEAYMASGSVEEAAGRLHVHPNTLRYRLKRIEGVVGPLGQPETLARVHLALRARDLLLG